The genomic stretch gataagaacagtttaataattgaaataaagtaaaatagtaatgataataataacaatagaacaataatagtaataataataatatacaaagcaagtgatgcacaatgcaattgctcaccatccgcCGAcagatacccagccagttcctgagctgccccctggccaaccccccccagtttatatactgagcatgacgtcatatggtatggaatagccctttgggcagtttggatcaactattctggctgtgccccctcccagtttcttgtgcacctggcagagcatgagaagctgcaaagtccttgactagcataagcagtacttagcaataactaaaacatcagtgtgttatcaacattattctcatattaaatccaaaacacagcactatgccagctactaggaagaaaatgaactctatcccagccaaaaccaggacactggggtATAACTCACATTTGTGCTAAGGCTCAGCAATCCAAAGGTCGAGGAGACCAATTTATTGCTGCATGGTGCAGGGCCATCAGAGATTATCTGTCACTTGGGGAATATAATAGACTTGGGGTAgggagtcaaaggcagctgaaTCCAGTGTCCCAAAGGCTGGGAGAGCTTAGAAAAGGACTGGTGCCATTTGCAGCCCATGCCTGgctcatgttttcttttactgtagGCGTTCGGTCTCAGCTGTAGCCAGAGGATACATATGTCATCTGCAGAGCGCCCATGAGAGCAGCCTGTGCTATGGGGACCTCAGAGTTAGAAAGGGCAGGTGACTGAAGCCGAGCACATCATCCCTTCCTGTCTGCATTCATGCTCTCAGCAAAGTACAGGCAAAATTAGGGTATCTAAACCCCAAATAGGCCAGACCCTTGCCAGATACTGCAGGTTAAGAAAACACAGGGACCTTTGGTGCTTGCGTTGTATTTTCTCTTGGTGTAGCTATGTACCCCTGGTACAATTAAGCAGCAGGTGACCCAAATGAAACACTCAGCACACAAGCCCAGTAACTTCAACCCACACTTTGATTCAGCAAACTGCTTCAAAGTGGCCTCCATCTTCAGCCCCGGGGATAAGTTCCAAGTGATTGCTCTTAAAATTAGGAGGGGCTTAAAGGCCATGCTAATTAGCATAGATTCACAAGCGCTGTGCGAAATACAAACTGAAGTGAACGTGCTTCAAGTGAACCATGGCTCTGCTGGCTTCAGCTGTATGTAATAAGCATTACTCTATGTGAAGGCATAAAACCCTGCCCCAAATCAGGGGAGGGGCTTTGCCCAGTCCTTAAATACTAATGCTCTGTGCTTCTGAAGTTGCTGCTGGGGTTATACAGGCTCTATTTATGTTTTTTCCGTTCCTGCTGGACAACGGGAAGGGACTTGCCGCGCAGCCAGATCTCTGTAAGTATGGCTTTGGGTGCCTGCAGCCTTTGAATCCTGTTCTCCTGCTACCTGGCAGCACCTGCCCGCCTTCGCGTCCGCTGCCCGCGGTGTGCGGGGCCGCTGAGTACCCCCCGATTCGAGCGAAGGCCCGGCTCTCGGGCTCCAGCACCTCGGTGGGATGGAGACTCGGGAAGGCGCCTTCCAGTtgctgcccccgccccggccgggcagcggggggggagcaggcggggccccgcgtccccccgcctcccgcggccggggggggcggtgcTGGGGGCGGTGCCAGCCCCTCCCCGAGCGCcgagctgggggtgctgggagcagctgcgGGCGGTAAGAGGAGGGGTGaagcggggggcgggggctgccggctgGTTGAAGGCTCCTCTGAGCCCATGGGAAACACCTGGAGGACTCCCCCCAAAACAGGGCTTTGGCAGGGCAGCCCCGCCCTGCTGGGAGTGTCTGGTCCAGAGCTGGCTAAGCGTTTCTTCTTGCATCACAAGACACAATAACCCCTTGTGGCCTGATACGGGGTATTTGCGTGCCACTCGAGAAACTCGCTGCTGTTGCAGCCTGCTGCCCACCTTGCTCACCGTGAGCATGTGCGAGGGTGCCGTGCCCCGTCAAACGAGGCGGAGAGTCCTTCTGGCAGGCCCTCGGGGGCTCGTCAGACCGCGGAGCTGCCGCTCTCTCAGACGGTGCCTTAGGCACCGGGATAAACAGGATACGGCCCAGAGCCTTCCGCTGCAGCACCATGAGCAAAAAGCAGCTGCGGGGCCTCAGCCTGTGGGACCCTGCCTGGTGGGCGCAGGGACCGTGTGGGTTATAGCAGCTGGGGGGGTTGAACCGATGGGTGCGCAGGGCAGCGCCGTGCCCTGTGTCTGTGAAGGCGGCTTTGATGCCTGGGTGGCCGGCACTGCTGACGCGGGGCTGAGCTGGTGGGGGGCCTGCGGGGCCCTGTGGTGAGGCCAGGCTCACCTCTGCCTGGGCTTCTGGGTGGTGGGGTTAATGGGGCTCTGGATTTAAAGGAGGCTTTGAGCGTTTCTGGGGCAGgaaggggtggggaagaaaaaaaaattggaccATTCAGAAAGCGCAGGGTGGAGTTGCTGTGATTGTGTTGCTAATACTAAAACATggatttccttaaaaaaaaaaaaaaccaaacttctgCTTTTAGTTTTTCTGATGCTCTGCTTGGTCCCCCCAGATTCACAGATATTCCACCTGTAATGgagatttatttcagaagatgCCCAGGTGGGTGGGGGAAGCAAAGGAGTAAGGgaaagaagagtttaaaaatctGGAAAGCTTTTCCTTGTCAGATGCTGCTGGTTTGCTTCTGCAATTAGCTTATACCTGTGGACGGGATGCTTGGAGAGCAGGTTCACGCTCCCTTGCTGGAGCCTCATGGACGAAGTCCTCCGTGGGGCCCTGCCAGGAACTAGAGACTTTAGCGCCTGCAGTCATAGGCtaaggaggcaggaggagttTGATCCTGTGGTGACAAACCTGGCTtgctgccccctcccaggtgcCAGGTCACCCAAGCATGGCCACCCAGATGTTTGAGGGGAGAGGGCACGCTGCCATCTACCAGAAATACAGGTTTGCGCCGGGCAAAGAGCTGCAACAAACAATCCTTGCCTACCTGCAGGAGAAGGTGAGTGGGGTATGGCCAGGCTGTAGGAAAAAACAAGGTAGTAGTATTTGTGGGTAGTTAGTAGTGTAGTGGGTAGTAGTATTTACCCTGCTGGGAGTGTTAACCTTGGTTGATGCCACAGGGAAGAATAAATCTATAACGCTCAAGGCAAGATGTGGGCGCAGAAGAGCCTTTCCAGGGGTTGTGCCCTGCCAAGGCCATTCCTGTGTGGACACTGGGGGAAGAAATGGggtaaaattacagaaattgaGTAGCTGCCTGCTGAGATGCATCTGTTCCTCCCTGCAGAGGGCAAACCCTGCTGAGCTGGTGGTGGATGTCGGCTGTGGGTCTGGACAAGGCACCCGCTTCCTCGCAGAGCACTTCAAGAAGGTGGTGGGAACGGACATCAGCAAAGCACAGATCCAAGAGGCCAGGGATGCCCCCTCCTCACCCAATGTCTCCTACCTGTGAGTGTCAGGGTAGCAAGCTCAGCTGAAGCCAAAATTCAGGTCCTCACATGGAGGTGGTGTTTTGTGAGTATGATTGTTGTAAGACCCAGCTGGCACCAAAGAAAATCCCATTTGGTGGGATTCCTGGTGTGAATGGGCATTATCCTAGATTTACAGTAGCCATGGGCTTGCATCCCAAATGGTCATCATTGACTCCAAAAAATGCCCACTGACTTCATGTCCTACTTCCTAATTCCAATATTATAcactgtcttttttccttcccccttccagGGTGTgccctgcagaggagctgccatTCAAGGATGCCTCAGTGGATCTCCTGACTTCATTTACAGCTGTGCACTGGTTTGATATTGAGAAGTTCATGAGAGAAGCAAACCGGGTGGTTAAGCCAGGTGGTTGTGTGATCATCAGCACCTACACCATGGACATGAGTCTACGCTATGGAACCTGCTCTGAAAAGCTGACCAAAGTCTTCAGGGAGGTGAGGTGGTGAAACCTAAACCTCAGGGCTTCCCCTCCTGGTCTGGGCAGGGGGAAATATGTCGTACTTAGATGCAGAGATGAAAGCAATGGGCTTGGAGGGGGTGGGGGTACAACTACAGGACTCTTATTGGAGgatggggcagagggatggTTAAATACAAGGACAAGATGGGGTATTGGTGGTTCCCACAcagtgctggggctggctggatGAGAAGAGGGACATCAGGACTAACAGGGCAGATTTTGGTCTGGCAAGAAGGGCTGCAGAGCAGATTTGGGGGGCTGGTATCGTAAAAGAGACTTCTTCTGTTGCCCTGATCACAGTGAAAAGAATGGGAAGTAGAAACTGTTTGGAAAGAGGTTTTCTTGGTGATATTTCTTAACAAAGAGTGTTTTAACAACTTGCTAAAAGGGGACTTTCCACTATGAGTAACAACAGTGTAGAGGACAGGACCCTTATCTCTACAAAAAAATAGGATCCTTGAATTCTTGATGCTGAGCAAGATTTGGTGAACTTTAATGCaaggagtatttaaaaaaagtacatgTATGAATGCATCAAATCTAGGGTCGAGCAAGCCTGAGTTAAGTGGAAACTGAGATCTTCaagtggttttgtgtgtgttttttaatCTGCTGTCTTTACAGTCCTGGgacctgcttttaaaatactcGCATAATAGAATAAAACTTGTCTTGGAAGACTACAAAGAGATCTTTGAGGCCTTGCCATTTCCAGACAAGAAGAGGTGAGCAGAAACTCCTCGGCGCAGCACCAGGAGTGGATAGAGGTAGCGTCTTGTCTCCTCCATGGGGCTGCTCTGCCACCAGCCCAGCCAGGACACAAGGGAACTGGGTTTGCTGGAGCAAGTAGCTGCTGGGTTTCAGCAAATGTCTTTGCATCATGGCAGAGTCACATGGCTGTGTTTCCACTCTGTTGGATTTAATGCAGCTCTATGCTGGGCCAGCAAGCGTGGTCTAGGGGCTGCAAGGACCCTTCCTGCTCATGGCAGAATTCGGTTAGACTTTTTTGTTGGCTTAGAATAATTTGAGACTCCTGGGAAGATCACTTAACGGATGAAGGGGGAAActggagggggagaaagaacCTGCCCCAGACCTCCAGGGAGCTGGCACCTGCCTCCCCACCAAGGCATGGGGCAGGGACTGGCTCTACAGGCAAAAAGgatgtgttggcagtggtgttGGTGTCCCGGCTGTTGGAGGGGAATGGGCTCTGCAGGTAGGTCTGTGCTGAAAGGGCTCTTCAAGTCACAGACTATGTTAGATGGTCCCTAGGACCATCTCTGCTTCTCCAGTAGTGTATCAACTAGACTTCCTGACCCACCAATACCACAATTGCATGTTTCCATCTGTGGGACCTTTGATGGTGTCAGGTATTTTATTTACCACCACCACAATCTGTTGTCCTTGTTCCACTGCATTTGAGATTTAACTTGCCAAtgctcctttcttccccatctCTGTTCTAGAATCACTGATATCTTTGACAAAATTCCCATGACAGTTGCTGGTGTCATTGGTTACCTGGAGTCTGTCTCTCCATATCAAGCCTTTATGAAGACTGACCCTGAAGCTGCAAAATCCCTCCTCCAAGAGACTCAAAAGAGGTGAGAAAACCACTTGGGAAAACAAGCAGGACATGGAAGATCCCTCTTACACAGTGAATGAAGAGTAAGGTTGTAGGGACCCCTTCAAAGCTAGAAGTGAGCTGTGCAATGATAtgttccctccttccccccaggtGTGGATGGATACTTGTTGCAGGTTGAACAGCAGATCCTCAGCTGCTCACAGCATGATTGACCACAGTTTGAGTCAGTTGACTTGAACTTTAAGTCCATGTGGCTGTATGGTGTTCTTGCACTGATGTATCCATGTATCTTGAGTTTCTTTGCCTTGCTCTTGATtagcagaggggaggaaaaacatTGACAGTTGCATCTTAACTGATGTGTGTGAGGGCCTGTCGcaaagctgggaagggaagggcaggcaTCCGTGTGCCTCTGACTTGTTCACTGACCAGAACAACCCTTGTGCATGTGTTGGATGCATTGCTGCCTCTTGCATCTGCCATAAAGACCTCTGTGCTTTGGGTGGAAGAGACCTATCTCTGGTTGTGGATGTTGCACCACGTcaggtg from Pelecanus crispus isolate bPelCri1 chromosome 5, bPelCri1.pri, whole genome shotgun sequence encodes the following:
- the LOC104024020 gene encoding putative methyltransferase DDB_G0268948 gives rise to the protein MKHSAHKPSNFNPHFDSANCFKVASIFSPGDKFQVPGHPSMATQMFEGRGHAAIYQKYRFAPGKELQQTILAYLQEKRANPAELVVDVGCGSGQGTRFLAEHFKKVVGTDISKAQIQEARDAPSSPNVSYLVCPAEELPFKDASVDLLTSFTAVHWFDIEKFMREANRVVKPGGCVIISTYTMDMSLRYGTCSEKLTKVFRESWDLLLKYSHNRIKLVLEDYKEIFEALPFPDKKRITDIFDKIPMTVAGVIGYLESVSPYQAFMKTDPEAAKSLLQETQKRMLETMGVSSRETPVEFWVRHVCVLGCKGW